A single region of the Acidimicrobiia bacterium genome encodes:
- a CDS encoding acyl-CoA dehydrogenase, producing the protein MSEPVLADTGFTPRVTANVAYEHAVLLAVTLDVDPHLLDAGELPLPWHWTCFLPDTPTRALGDDGHPRRRAEMAAFPHRMWVGGRVRSVRPLTIDEPARRASRVISAELKEGSTGRFWLVTVEHVIAQRDEVCIEEEQDLVLREPTKAIAPGPDADNAPDTEWVEERTADPALLFRYSALTFNAHRIHYDEPYATRVEGYPDLVVQGPLTATLLSELARARVGQPVRRISFRARVPLFANRKFWLTGSTTDTGADLAAIRADGQTAMTLTATL; encoded by the coding sequence GTGAGCGAGCCGGTTCTCGCCGACACCGGCTTCACCCCCCGGGTCACCGCGAACGTCGCGTACGAGCACGCCGTGCTCCTCGCGGTCACGCTCGACGTCGATCCACACCTGCTCGACGCGGGCGAGCTCCCGCTGCCGTGGCACTGGACATGCTTCCTCCCCGACACGCCGACTCGGGCGCTCGGTGACGACGGCCACCCGCGTCGCCGGGCGGAGATGGCTGCGTTCCCACACCGCATGTGGGTCGGCGGTCGGGTGCGCAGCGTTCGTCCGCTCACGATCGACGAGCCGGCGCGACGCGCGAGCCGTGTCATCTCGGCTGAGCTCAAGGAGGGCTCCACCGGCCGCTTCTGGTTGGTGACCGTCGAGCACGTCATCGCGCAGCGCGACGAGGTGTGCATCGAGGAGGAGCAGGACCTCGTACTGCGTGAGCCCACGAAGGCGATCGCCCCCGGCCCCGACGCCGACAACGCGCCCGACACCGAATGGGTCGAGGAGCGCACCGCCGACCCCGCGCTCCTCTTCCGCTATTCCGCGCTCACGTTCAACGCGCACCGGATCCACTATGACGAGCCGTACGCGACGCGGGTCGAGGGGTATCCGGATCTCGTGGTGCAGGGCCCGCTGACCGCGACGCTCCTCTCCGAGCTTGCACGCGCCCGCGTCGGTCAGCCTGTGCGCCGTATTTCCTTCCGCGCACGCGTGCCGCTCTTCGCCAACCGCAAGTTCTGGCTCACCGGATCCACCACCGATACCGGCGCCGACCTCGCCGCCATCCGCGCCGACGGCCAAACCGCCATGACCCTCACCGCCACGCTCTGA
- a CDS encoding CoA transferase: protein MAPFSDLRVVEGSAFVAAPLGGLTLAQLGADVIRFDTIGGGLDYARWPVTDDDVSLYWNGLNKGKRSIAINLSRPEGREIATALITAPGESAGLFLSNFPESGWLADDRLRALRPDLVYVNIVGNPDETTAVDYTVNAASGIALATGPVGSSSPVNHALPAWDIATGLNAVIGLLAAERQRRFTGEGQLVKISLADVAFTMVANLGFLGQAQTTHANRPPLGNDMYGAFGRDFPTRDGRRVMVVAISLNQWQMLVRATGIEAHLPAMERAFSADFTKEEDRYRARDAIAALLTPWFESHTLDQIRTSFDEHGVCWGPYQTFTQLLDDDWRVSEKNPVFADVDQPGIGELRTPASPLRFPTEPPVAPLAAPLLGTHTDEILAEVLGMTVAEIGRLHDDGLVAGAP, encoded by the coding sequence ATGGCGCCATTCTCGGACTTGCGCGTCGTCGAAGGATCGGCGTTCGTCGCCGCGCCCCTGGGCGGGCTCACGCTCGCGCAACTCGGTGCCGACGTCATCCGCTTCGACACGATCGGTGGCGGTCTCGACTATGCGCGCTGGCCCGTGACCGACGACGACGTCAGCCTCTACTGGAACGGCCTGAACAAGGGCAAGCGGTCCATCGCGATCAACCTGTCGAGGCCGGAGGGCCGTGAGATCGCCACCGCGCTGATCACCGCACCGGGCGAGAGTGCCGGGCTGTTCCTCTCGAACTTTCCTGAATCCGGATGGCTGGCCGACGATCGGCTCCGCGCGTTGCGGCCCGACCTCGTCTATGTGAACATCGTCGGCAACCCCGACGAGACCACTGCGGTCGACTACACGGTGAACGCGGCATCGGGCATCGCGCTCGCGACGGGCCCGGTCGGGTCGTCGTCACCGGTCAACCACGCGCTGCCCGCGTGGGACATCGCAACCGGGCTGAACGCGGTGATCGGTCTGCTCGCGGCCGAACGGCAGCGGCGCTTCACGGGCGAGGGACAGCTGGTGAAGATCTCACTCGCCGACGTCGCGTTCACCATGGTGGCGAACCTCGGTTTTCTCGGCCAGGCGCAGACGACCCACGCGAACCGGCCTCCGCTCGGGAACGACATGTACGGCGCGTTCGGGCGCGACTTCCCGACCCGCGATGGACGTCGGGTGATGGTGGTGGCGATCAGCCTCAACCAGTGGCAGATGCTCGTGCGCGCCACCGGCATCGAGGCACACCTCCCGGCGATGGAGCGCGCCTTCAGCGCCGACTTCACCAAGGAAGAAGACCGCTACCGCGCGCGCGACGCGATTGCCGCGCTGCTCACGCCCTGGTTCGAGTCGCACACCCTCGACCAGATCCGCACCTCGTTCGACGAGCACGGCGTGTGCTGGGGCCCGTACCAGACCTTCACGCAGCTCCTCGACGACGACTGGCGCGTGTCCGAGAAGAATCCGGTGTTCGCCGACGTCGACCAGCCCGGCATCGGCGAGCTGCGCACCCCGGCGTCGCCGCTCCGGTTCCCGACCGAGCCTCCGGTCGCGCCACTCGCCGCCCCATTGCTCGGCACGCACACCGACGAGATCCTCGCAGAGGTGCTCGGCATGACGGTCGCCGAGATCGGCCGTCTGCACGACGACGGGCTCGTCGCAGGCGCGCCGTGA